tttatgcGTAGAACTCAAGGAATTCTTATCAACTATGAGACGTGTGTGCGTATAAAAGTGTTTGTACGTGAGCTTCAAgtataaatacatgtttttgCACATGATCATAGTTGGAGAAGGTTTTTCGTCTTTCTTATATGAGTCTAAAATTCTTTTGTGTCAATATATTCTCTATCTTCAGCATTTTACATCCGTGTTGTTTGTTATCTGCGGCATGTTACAACTGGATTTTGAAATCAACAAAAAGGTGAACTCTCATGGCACACTAACTCGACTTCAATCAACCACTGTAATCCAGTAGATTACTTGGCTGTCTGTTCCAGAATTGGGATTTTGTTCCATGTTTCTTCCAAACCACTCATCTGCAGCGGTGGCAATGAAAACATGCTTACTGTTGAGCTTCCCTTTCTAATTTCCTGCAAAACATGTAAAGCTGTAATGGTACTCTTCATGTAGAGGCTCTCGTCGATGTGCTGGTTGGCTGCTAACTCTTTAGGCATCAGCGGATCCTCATTATTCTTTGTGCTGGTTGAAGTTGAAGCCTCACACCCCTCAGCTTGGGGAGTTGCCTCACCGGAAATGGAAGGATCATTCACCGGGAAAAGCTGATCCAGCATTGTTTCACACTCCTTCACAAGTTTGTAGAGAAGGTCAGTGGTGAAGAAAGGCTGTTGCAAGACCTTCTGAATGAAAGGCAAGCGAATGAGAGCACCAGTTCTCTTGTCATACTTCTTTAGTATTTTCACTAGTCCTGTGACAAAATTGAAGCATTGAGATGACTCTTAGGCAAATCAAACTTCATTGTAGCAGAAAATACTTTAGATTAAAAACATCACTGCAATTCAATTTTAAGCAACAGATTTTATCCCCCAACATAACATGTGGGTTGTGTATATCTTTGGTTATAGGACCATGTCCGAACATTAAAGGGCGAAATATCAATTTGGCTTTTAGTTGATGTCATCTCCGAAAATTTAATGCCGGAATAAGTGTGGAATTCGTTATTGTGATTAACTCATGCAGTGGGTTTACCAAAATGTTCAACTCAAAATCGGTTGAAAGATCAAGTTTTGATCTCATTGATCCTCTAGTAATGAAAATTATGCTTGATATTTCGAAATGTTTTTTTTAGCTCATAATATTTCACACATCtgaaaatttaaatagtaattTGTATAGGCAGTATGCCGCACTCAAACACATATCTAACTGGAAACACATGTAAGTCTGTCTCCTAACGTTCTTTATATTCATTGTTTTACAAAGCTGCCCACACAAATGTCATGATCTATAGAAAATCTTTATATGGGAAACGAAACCCTTTTTCTAATATACTACTACACTTTCTATTGCATTTAGTCAGACCGTAAGTTACATAGCATGCTTCAGttcatatgttaaaaaatagtGCCTATTGTGGGaatcttatttaaaaacataacattAATATGTCAAAAGTTGAATGTACCTGTGTAGTTAAGAGCACTATAGTTTTCGAGCAAGACCATCTCTCCATGGAAATCCACAATTTCCTTGCGAATTTCCATTAACTGCTCATTAGAATCTTTTACTTTGGCCACCCTATCTTGTAGCTCCTGCACGTTTCAACCACAACTCACTGTTACTTGCGCGCCAAATCTAGGGTGCTCTTTATTAAGCTAAAGGTTAAGAATAAGTAGGGGCAAAGGTGCTGCCAAATTTTCAATTCATTAGGTAAGGTTtatcttcttttaattaataatcaaaCCTAATTATCATTGAATTAGATTGGATTAgtaaatttagtaattttttttaaaaaatatttttctaagaaaatatcaatttatagaattaaaatttaaataatttttcaatgattaatattttcctaatcagatataaaaaaaaacaataacaattaataccaagatattatttttagaactgaaattaaataaaaaaaatattaaacacaaaatgtaaattatatatatgaactCATAAAAGATTACTTTTGTCAATCCAATCATTCAATTAGAATTCACTATTTTCATCATTATTCATGTCGATTTTTTTAAGTGGTACAATGTTTTACagtgaatatattaaaaaacgtAGGCCACATTAAGTTACAATATTCTATAAAAGTTACCATGGTATCCCTCTACAAATATTAAGGGGGTAACCGCTTCCATAAATACAACTACACTGAAACGCTTCTATGATTTACTTACAGTTTTAtatcaacaattttttatttattaataaaggTTTATGTCTGCTATATTCGCATCAGATTCCAAAGCTATCCAGATATCAATTTGTTAACagtttacttttaaataatttcaattaatattattcgatatattttacaaaaaaacaaatcaCACAATAAACAACTTGAAAAGAGTTGAGTGAAGTGGTATTTATGCAATGaggaaataagaaaatgaaaactcTACTACCTTCAATTTGATGATGCACTCTTCCTCTTTCTCCTCAAAGAAGGTGTTGAATTTGTGGAGTTCTTGTTCGAGCGAGTTCCTGAAGTCGATTTCCTCCACAGACATGTCCGCATCGAGCCTTGCGCGTTTCGCCGGGCGTTCCTCCGAGGATTTGGGGGCGGCTTCCACGAGTTTCAACTTCTTCTTCAGTTCCTTGTAGGAGAGAAACTTGTCGCGCCATTGAGGCAGTGTTTTCTCGATCTGGTTGCTCAAACTCTTCCCGAATTTCATGGTTACGTTAACAGATTGAagaaatgagagagaaaaagaaaaactttgagaaaggaagaaagtgAATGTGGTGAAGAATGAAATGGTGGGGTTAAAAGGAGGGAAGAGGAATCGTGTGACTGGTATAAGGGTAACGAGGAAGAGAATATTCGTGGGTGTTTTTGGATATCCAATGCGAATAAGAGTATATTTAGGGTTTTATTCCTTCCGTTTGGAACGTGGTCGTTTAGTTATCTATTCACAGATTATTCCTTCTTTCTTCtaacttttcaataaaataatattttattttattttaaataattgttttcctAAATGGTTTAAGACATTTGTTTCCATTAAAGTAAACATGTTTTGTATACTATTATTCtgtcaaaaatttatattaaataaaatttattaacaacaGAAACCTATTTCTTTTAGTTAAGTTTTGCCTCAGTTCTAATCTTTTTTAATAGGAGAATTTACCAACTTTTTATTGTACTCTGCTTGAAGAATATTTTCCCACAGTATACCACTTTTGTAAAGACAATCATCCAATCCCAACtttttactgaaaaaaaaatattaaaattataaaataataaactaaaaatgtttttaaaaacaataaattttaaacgataatttttttattacactgaattagtttttttttaagtttcgttaaaaatgaaaaatagtttgaaattctaattaaaatatcaatggaattattttattaaaagatatatttgtcAGTATAGTACTAAAGCTATTAATAGAACAATTAGTtgtaaactaattaatattaaaagattattatgactgtcttttaaatttgttatttttttttcatataaagttgttgtttatgatttaaaacatactataattttattattcttactAATTGAAACACACGTACATGtgtgtaattttttatgataaaaaatataaaattataaatagtttttactttttgtaggtaatattttattataaatagtaatttttagtttaaaaatgatcaaatttaaaaaaaatagttaaattaaaaaaaaaaaacttagaatTGATAAACGATTAATAAAGTGTAAACTTGGAAAAAACAATAtacaattaaaagataaattctcactatataatataatagaaatacagattattattattatagttattattataac
This Vigna angularis cultivar LongXiaoDou No.4 chromosome 4, ASM1680809v1, whole genome shotgun sequence DNA region includes the following protein-coding sequences:
- the LOC108329845 gene encoding SPX domain-containing protein 1 — encoded protein: MKFGKSLSNQIEKTLPQWRDKFLSYKELKKKLKLVEAAPKSSEERPAKRARLDADMSVEEIDFRNSLEQELHKFNTFFEEKEEECIIKLKELQDRVAKVKDSNEQLMEIRKEIVDFHGEMVLLENYSALNYTGLVKILKKYDKRTGALIRLPFIQKVLQQPFFTTDLLYKLVKECETMLDQLFPVNDPSISGEATPQAEGCEASTSTSTKNNEDPLMPKELAANQHIDESLYMKSTITALHVLQEIRKGSSTVSMFSLPPLQMSGLEETWNKIPILEQTAK